ACAAAATCttgttatttttcaaatataaacattttttttccgAGGGAGTAAGATTGAAGTTGAGGTATTTTTTGTCGAttcgaaaattttaattgcTTCCTCCAGATTCAACGAAAAGgggtttaaaaattaaaattttgaaatccGTTAATGTTGAATCTGAAGATGAATATTTGTGAAGATATGTACCTGAGAAACAATGAAGCAGCATttgaagaatttttttagatgcAAAGTAAATCTGGCTCTAAATGATTACTGAGGGTTTTATCCTATCCTTCAGtctctaaaaattttggaaGCAAACACTAGATTGTAAAACACTCGCTTACTAATATAAACAGTGATGGAGGTAGCACTAATCATATAGAAGATTTGTGGTCTCATTTGAAGAACGAATATAGATCAAGAAGTGGTTTAATTAGGCATAgcattaatttatttctaaaagcAATTcacataataaaaagaaatatcaaatattcaataattatgataaaactctcttttataaaaattttagaactttgtattttagattctgtaataaattttttaggggCGGAAGGTCGGtgcaagaaaatgaagtagCGGCGCGTGAATGATTTTTCATTGCTCGATAATCGTCCTTTTgacataaaatattttaaaattgtataGAAAACCGAATAAATGTTTGTTTGCATTGATTTcgttaattttatttttttttatttttttttaattttgctgcctcatttttttaggtCCGTAAAACAGAAGACACCtgtttttgtaatttattcAGATTGAAAGAACAAATGTTTTGTCAATTaaattagaattttttttttgaatattgaATTGATTAGAAAAATTCTCcaataaatatacttttttCTTCCTTATTTATTCTTGCCTCAGCAATACatgtattataaaatagttacctctatataaaattttaagtaaGAATGAAGGTAATTAACATTGTattacataaattttaggttttttagcttattttataatttcaaaatattattgtaaaaagtaTTGCAACGAATGTTAATTAATACTACCGGGATTTACGGGTTATAAGATCCGATTCAAAAGTCGAATTTTACGACTTTTTAAATGGGAATTTTGCTACTAGTAAAAGAGATCCACCCCATACCAAAAtggtaaaaattttgatataaaaaagaaactcTTTAAGTTTCATAGTGATCTGCAGCTCGAAAGCATTCGTATTATATTTCCATTGTTTTCATGCAATTTTTGTAATCcttctaatttttcttttatgtgTAAGATCTTTTTTCATGGAAAAgtgtcaaaaaaatttaaaaggaattttaaatattttatatcaaaagATAAGATCCACCCATAGGTAAGATCCATggtcttttatatattggATCTTATAACCCGGAACCCCCGGTACTAATTTATTCTATCAAGCATTTGAATGCAAATAggatttttagattttgtTTCCATTCTGTcatatagttttttatttaaatttacatcCATACCATGCTCTTTCGGTTCCCTATATTGCCAATGTTTCCTCAGGTCACTATTTTTTCTGTAGATCCGTGTAGTCTTCTCTAATTATAGATATCTACTGTAAAATCTTGTTGAATTTATAGACTCTATATACGCccaattttaatattgatttaaattcttattttaagTGATTCAAGATACTCTGATACAATACCACCTAAATTTATCAGATATGATGTTACTGTAGATTTAACTTCAGCAATAGAAACAGATCATTAATCAACTGTGCAGATTTCCTAAATGTTTGGCTTCGATCTGATGTGATGTTAGAAAGAGTGAATTAAACTTTAAACATTGAAATAATCTACGTTGTATTATCTTTCACAACCAAACTTGGCTTCTTAGTCTTTACTTTCGTTTCAAAATTCGCATTTTTATTGTCGTAAAAGCTCAAGAGCTCCTACATGTTTCACACGTTTGGTATTACTaactattttaatattaaaaacttatattttttattcccAAGTAACATAGAAGAAAAGGACGAATTAAACGTTTTAATATCCACATAATATTTCTACATAAACCtttatatcaaatatttagtaaatgtctaaatatataaaaattataattaaaattaaattttatcagTGCACATAAAAGGGAGCTTTTTATGAGAAAAGtgattattataatgtttTAGCACATCGAACCGAAAGCGTCAAAATATAACGCTTTCTTTCTTTATACcacaaaattaatatttgtaagtattaagaaaaaaaacaacttAATTTATCTTGTTTTTCAGTAAGGTGGGAATAATTCATTATATACaggtttattttttattttttttttttccgaACAAGATATATgtttaagattttttagacTTTTTTTGACTAGTAAATGTTTTTCGtaatagaattttatttgtgtATGAGTTTTCAAAGTTAAAGACTAAATTTCATATAGGTTCGCCAAAGTATTAGATTTTGTAATAATGGAGATTATGTCTACACACCTTAAGCAGCCTacaattttacaaaatatgCAAAAATCtgtattttaaacaatccaaataatagaaatctttaaacattaaacctcttataagatttttacagtttaattttttacaatgaATCATACTCATACTGATTGTTAAGAGTACTATTactttatataaataatataaaacactgagtttttatttcatggaagaattatttctttgttGATTCTCGAATTCTAAacttttgaatttaattttttgcaataaaaaataaaaaaagaacacGTTTATTTTTGGTTATTTGGTTCAATCAAccaataatttattatccATTGatgaatataattatattttttgttttttattttcttaatgGCCATTTTAAAAGCATGGCAAATGTGTAACAACGGAATTTCATACATCtgaattttgatttttattgatagatttattttaatataaaaatttaaattaaaattcccaggattgatttttttttatttactaatatagattacattaaaaactcTTATGTATGCTGAATTTTATActcatataattttattaattaaataatttttctataaataaaaaaacatttatacCCCGCAAgatgtattttataatagaaattatcattttaaatatacgATTGTCAATATCTGGAACTATAATCGAAGAAAAAAGgaataatttagaaaaatgtatggaaatacaaaaaaaatataatccCGAAGCAAGCAAcgtttataaatataattttatttctcaTGATATTTCAAGTGTCATACTTAATTCTGTTTTGGAAAAAATGCAATTCCCATTAGAAATACTCGAGTCGACAGAGAATTCTAATGAGACAAAATACGTAATAGTCAAAAAAGATCTTACTTTAggaatatattattatggATTAATTAAAGGAATCGACCTTTCAACAATTTATGATATGGAACGCAAATATATACTTGTGAACAAATTAATGAAGGATATTATATCACAAACTATACTATTATATCAAACTTTGTTGTGTATTCGTTTCAACGCAGGTTTCCTTGACCttagaaaaacaaaacttattattgataaatatGTTGATGTTAAAGTGGATACGAAAAAAATTGTCATTGAACATGTTTTTATAGAAGGGGgtcttaaatatattattgatgatatatataaaaacatttcctTTCGAGAAATTAACACTAGTATTATGGAAGAAAAACATAAAGGCGAGGAACAAGAGAAAATTAATAAGTTTGTAAATGAAAGTGTCAGCGGCCTTAAAGatgttataaataaacaCCAACAAGCTAGTCCAAACTTGGATGAGAATTTGATGAATTCATGCATGACAATGAATTATAATTCAGTGACAGCTAGTATGCTAAGTTTTATCCCATTGTTTGCAATTCGTCAGTGagtattaatttatttttgaattgattaaatttattgtatattcttaaaatcattatataaacacgtttttttgttttttatttcttttaattaatttgtaaaaaaaattttattttacatgAATCATAAAGGAAAATATATGCCTCAAAACATAATTAGTTCAAATAGAGACTTTAAAGAGTAGTTAACGACATATATTGCATCATTGGAATTTAATGATAAGATTCTTAAGTATATGCATAAGATAAAGGTTGCGATCTAGTCGATCTTTACATGTAATTAAAGATGAGATGTATTATGtccttttaataataagtTCTTCTTCTAATTCACAAAAAAAGCTTTACCAGCGAGGGAGCTGGTAGCGGAGGAAGATTTGCTTTTACAAAAAGATTGTTTATTGGGCATAATATTTTGGGGGTTATCCTTAAATacttttgtttgtttatttgCAGCAGTAGAAACAGAaaagaaacataaataCGACTTGCTCGCAAATCATGTGGCTTCTCTCTACAAATACAGGCCGAAAATTATTCCTTATGTGATGACGTGGGATGGAATAGTAACTAATTTTCACCGTACGCATATCGAAATGCTCAGATTAGAACCGAGAACGGAAGCATATATACAGTAAGAGTCCTTAAAATGACTTTAGAAAGCCTAACTATGTCAGCCAGACATGGGCTTGATACAGATCAGGAAGGGGTCTTCGAGAGCCCAATGAGTGAATCTCAGAAGGAAGTCCTGGAACGCCAGATGAGACTGTAAGCGTATCTTGTGaaaagtaattaataaGCCGAATATTATAcccaaataaattaaatttatttgtttatttgcATGACAAGCGATAAAAGTAAAGAAACAAACAATAATGTTAGGGAAGTCACTTAAGCCTTATAACAAACGGATTTGATATATCCggtaacaaaaaaacattacaACTTTGTCTTGAGACGCAAGTGTTCAAAATTATTGACGTCTTCTTTTTTAGCAAATTTCGTAACTTTGTTGGTTGTTAGCTTCTATGAGGAATTATAATAATGGTTAAAGCTAAGATCATTACcgtaataaatttttatattttattaattctgAAAAAGTATTATACGctcaattaaatataaatttcattatatGGTCGCATGGAACATGTTGTTTACTACTTATCACTATTACAGTTTAGTACACCTTTATTTTTGCTAAAAAGGACGTTTTGATGTGTGCACAGAAATaaggaaattttttaataaatatagagACCCGCTTTTTTGTTGTGACATAAATCAATAATCATATGCTTGATTTTGAAGTATACTATCTAGAATAAAGAATCATCTCATAACTCATGAAAAAAGGTTTTTTCATTAGTTgatgttatatattcttatatttttgatccccaattatgataaataaatacatggGGGCGATACCGAATCGTGAGTTAACAAGTGTTGGCTGTGGTCAAGAGGCCAGAAGGTTATAGAAGAGTTTAAGAGGATTGTTTATGGATTAGTATTGTCTGATTATGATTTTGAGAAGAATGTAAAGAAGGAGATTTTTGGTCTTGGAACTGATGagttaaaagaatttatggTTAAGAATATTAAGGTTGGAGATCATTGGAAAGTTATGGAAACCAAATTAGAGGAATTGGTTAAAGTACAGGAGGAAAAGGATATGAGATTACGGATGATTGAGGAGGTCATAAAGATGGTGGCAGAGGagattagaaatattagtAGAGAGGAAAGAATATTTGAGAAGAGAAGAACAATGAGATGTTATAATTGTTCAAGAATGGGACATAAGAGTCACATGTGTTATTATAGATATAGAAATGTTAAGAATAAAGACGAATGTGAGAGTATTAAAGAAGAAGGTAGCAGTAGCTGTGGTGAAAGGACTTATAGGAACACATGGGATGCTAAAAGACAAAAGAAACAAGAATGGaagacaagaaataaaagatgTTATGATGAGGTAGAAAAGAACGGTCTAACATTAGAAGACATGAGAAAGAGGTTTAGGAACGTTATAACAACGAAGAAGAGAAAATAagatattgtaaaattgaaaaatgcAGAATCAGAACTGAAGAAGGTAAGAAAGTTGTAAGGAAAGGTCAGCAGGTGCCACAAGCGCATAAAGAAGAGCtgagaaaatatattcagAGGTTAGAGACAAGGAATGTCATAAGAAGATCGACGTCGGAATGGAGAAATCCGATTAAAGCTTTAATTAAGCCAGATGGAAGTATAAGACTGGTTAGCAATCTCATGGCATTAAATGATTTAGTGGAGAAAGACCCTTATGAATTAGTGAACATTAGGGATATCATAAGGAACACGCAAGGATCGAAGTTTTTCAGTGTTATAGGCCTTAAAGAGGCTTTTTATGGAATCGAAATAGAAGAGCAAGACAAGCATAAGACTGCATTTGAGTATGATAAGATAGTATATGAATGGAATAGTATGGTCATGGGGTTTAAAAACTCGCCTCAGATCATGCAGAGAAttatgaataaaatttttgaaaaacatTTGGGTGGTAAAATAGAAGTATACATGGATGATATAGTGATTCATGCGAAGACTAGAAAAGAACATGATAACTTATTTGTAGAAGCGATGAAATTGTTAGAACGGAATAATATGCGGATAAATTCAAGGAAAATTCAGTATTGCCAAAAGGAAGTCAAGTTATTGGGGGTTACATAAACGGAGATGATATGATGCCGTCTGAaatcaagaaaaattaaGCACTAGAGTTTCCAACGCCGCAGAATGTGTCTGAcataagaagatttttttgactGAGTGGATGGTTTCGAGGATTTATTAAGAATTATGCGGAGAAGACATTATATATGACTGAAAGTTTGAAAGGTAAAAGTAAAGAATTGAATTGGACTGATGACTTAAATAAAGAGTTCGAAAATATCAAGGAAACGTTAAGAAGTATGAGTAAGTTGAAAATTGTAAACTATGACaaggaatttttattaagaacTGACGCGAGCAATATAGGAATGGGCGCAATACTCATGCAGAAGAATGATAAAGAAGAGTGGGTGCCAGTACAATGGGCATCGAAGAAATTCACCCCGACGGAAACTAAATATGGTATAAGTGAAAAGGAAATGTATGCCATATATTGGggaataaagaaatttgagTATGAGTTAAGAGGacgaaaatttaaagtagaAACGGATCACAAAGCATTGGCGGAAATAAGAAGAAAGCCgtgttttaataataatagaaTTAATCGATGGATTGAAAGATCCAAGAATTTGACTTTGAAATAGATTACAGGAAACCAGAACATATGGTCGTGGCGGATGCTTTGAGTAGGATACACGAGGAGGTTGATCCaagaaaagaaatgataaaaaaaagaagtgaGCGTAAAATTGAAGGTAAATGGTTGAAGCACGTCGAGACGATAGACGGTAAAGAATAGTGGAATTTTGATTCGGGGAGGAAAGCATTGATtcctaaaataaaagaaagagATGAGCTTATGAGACGTTATCATGAAGAGCATGGACACAGAGGACTAGGAAGCATGTATTATGCCATGAAGTTTGATTATTATTGGCCAGgaataaaagaagatatagtgaaaatgataaaaagaTGCGAGGAGTGTCAAATTTACAATAGGAAAAAGATTGGAGGATGTGATTTTGTTGCTACAAGCAGgtatttagaaaaagtaGCGTTAGATTTAATTGATTTTAGAGATAAGGGCAAATATGTATTAGTTGCGATAGATTACCATACGAGGATAGCGTGGGGATGTGTATTATACGATAAGAAGAGATCCTCTGTGGCCCAGTTTATTGAGAACTTATGTAGAAATGGCAGGAGGCCGAAGGAAATAATAACGGATAATGGAAAGGAATTAGATAATGTTGACTTTAAGGATTTGTGTAGAAAATTGGATATTACCCATAATAAGGTGAGTGTCGAGTCTCATAGAAGCAATGGTAGAGTTGAAAGAGTTATAGGAACGCTTAGAGAtctaatattgaaaatgagTAAAGAGACGGCGAGTTTTGAAGACATAGTGATGGAaagctttaaaatttataataatagttACCATGAAGGTATAAGAAGTACTCCCAATGAAGCGGTAAAAGACAATACGGGAAAAGTGATGATATTAAATGGACCAGAAGGAGACTACAGTAAAAGATTTGTTAGAAGATATAGAGAGCGGTTTATTGAAGGACAACGAGTAAGGATAGCTAAGAAAGAAAACATCAAAGGAtgtaataaatatgaaaaggGAAGGTTTTTAGACGAAGGTATTATAATGGCGATATGCCCTGGGGACTCGTATGTTGTGAAGCTATCTAATGGGCGATATGTTAAAAAGAGACATTATGACTTGAAAAATCTGCTTGGGGTTAATGGTGATGTATAAGACTAACCGTCTTGGAGGGGGgatgttatatattcttatatttttgatccccaattatgataaataaatacagttgatatttattttcaaaattaataagCCCCAAATTTTCATGAAGGACAACAATAAATGTATTGACACAAATGAtgatagaaaaatattaaacgtgtgttttttatataatattggCGTGCTGCACAGGGATGCGGCTTGTTCTAAAGTAATATTCTAAAGAACTAAATGTTTGCCCGTCTGTCCCTGGCAGGctttaaattgtttattgtaattatttttatttagttgTTTCTCCTTGGATTCCATTTCCTTTTTTGTTGTGGggtttaaaataaaaaattttaaaaataagaaggagggaaaataattaaaattgtaaaattcaTCCTATAAGAAATAGAGATGTTATGTGGGCATAATACCACAAATATGTACAAAActgattttatataaataaaatataaaaacacaaaaattaagcactaattaattttatctttttagaTTGTTCTTTTAATTCGTCCATTATTgaatcaaataattttacattaccatttataatttcaaagattttttttttgcccaAGAGCTTATTAAGtgattgtaaaatattactaCATTTTTGCTGCACACATTTATCATCACTGAATtcacttttaaatttatcaagtATAGCTCGATATAAATATGCTctactatatttttttataatctcaTTTTTGCTCTTTCCTAAATCCTGTATTACTTCTTCtatcaatttctttttgtaatattttataagatttGTATCTATATTCTTAGAGCGTAGTTTCGATTCATtgtcaataaaatatttatcaacAATGGTTGTTATTTCACTTcgtattttctttttttctttctcaACATATTCactatttaaataattatattgaattttaaattgatattgttctatatttatttctaatcgAGATAATGGACATATTTGTAGTAGATGATTAGCGTCTTCTTGAAGTTTTGCATCATCCCTAGTATTcttcattaattttttccttATAATTCTATTTCTTTCATCAATCTTACCTCTGTCAAGATTTGAACATTCACATATTTCGTCCTTTTTAATCTTGTAGTTTTTTTCCATTGAgtgattataaatataaacagaACTTAATCCAGTAAATAATGCAGATATACTagagatatttttttgagcTAATTTCTCTTGATTACAACTTATATAATTGTATGTACTATGTATTAGTCTAAAAACCTTAAGTAAATCTATATCTTTTTTCGAAATACTTCCATAGAAACTGCTATTATCATTTGATGCATTcgattttctaaaaaaaagattactgaaaaaattataaattcttgTGCCAATCGATTCGTCTTGcacttcattttcttttattcttgtcaaaaacatattcccaatatcttttaataatttaaatattgtattttcctctaaatcattttcattaatatatttttctgcTTCTAGTACCaagcaaaaaattattaaacttAATTTTCTAGTGTACAAACAAGCATGAATTTTAGTTGTCAAATTCTTAGTTAGTTGTTTCTTAATCTGTTCACTACATTGTTGGCTTCCAACTATGAAGtttaaagtatttttatctattgttttatttaacaACAAAAGATAtgcaaatataaattttaacgCTGTTTCTGGatagtttaaaattttttcaatcaAAAATTCGATTTtgtcttgtttttttagtataatGTAAAACAACTTGATTCCAGTTATATATGTAGGCTTATTCGCTCTGATAAAGATTGCTTGACAATCCTCAAAAAAGTTCTTATCAacaaatatgtttttatcataattgCTTGAATTCCCTTCTATGTAGTATATATCTTCCATAGAATTAATCttaatatgtatttttccattttttttctcaaCTGTAAACCTCTCAGTAAcatcaaatatttcaatttttagaCGTGTGcgttttatttctaatgtATCTTTAggtaaaacaaaaaagatcAATATCAATATAAGGTAACCTGCTTATATCAAAAAGATTCTTAAATAGTTGCTGTTCATTTTCTTTAGAACCAACAAGGTTCCTATCGatcaaataatatatttcatCAATGcataattcaaaaaaatagcGAAAGTTATATATGTCGATACGCAAACCTATATGATACTCAACTTCATTCCgagttttataataatgaaTTGATGACTGTATTATTTCTGGGAAATATTCATAGAGTTGTCGTTTCATTttccaaataaaattttgaaaacaaTTATCActagaagaaaaattttcatagcaaatttctatttgttttattcctctttttcttttgagATTTACAATTTTGTATTGTTTTACTAACTCCTTTATTATAGGATatcttatatattctttagcatcataaataaatacgATTGAATATTTACTTGTGTTTCTTAACTTTTGTTCTATATTCTCCTCAATTTGTTGGATAATAGCATCAATGGTTTTGTTTTCATATTCAATTTCAAAATCTTGTAAATTCTTATTTGTAAAGGCATCCCCGCATTGTTCCgtaataagaaaatttattattttatcacAATCGAAATGACGTGCAATAATATTCATTAAAATGCAACGTCCAGAAGTATTGTAATACTCATAATCTCTCTCTTctactttttttataattttattaaaaaaaatttcgtGCATATTTTGATCTGCttgcataaataaaatcgtCGTAATTAAATGCAAGATTTTCATAATGGGGTAGataaaagtttattttttacaaaaacgAATAttctcttttaaaaaaaattcaattttatcaaatttacGAAATTATCTAACAGAATTCTGAtgattgatatttttatcaattacACATAAACATTGCATAACTCGGTAGTAACTTTGATTTATACTAAAAAGTAGAAGTTTT
The DNA window shown above is from Vairimorpha necatrix chromosome 7, complete sequence and carries:
- a CDS encoding putative SP-containing protein produces the protein MYFIIEIIILNIRLSISGTIIEEKRNNLEKCMEIQKKYNPEASNVYKYNFISHDISSVILNSVLEKMQFPLEILESTENSNETKYVIVKKDLTLGIYYYGLIKGIDLSTIYDMERKYILVNKLMKDIISQTILLYQTLLCIRFNAGFLDLRKTKLIIDKYVDVKVDTKKIVIEHVFIEGGLKYIIDDIYKNISFREINTSIMEEKHKGEEQEKINKFVNESVSGLKDVINKHQQASPNLDENLMNSCMTMNYNSVTASMLSFIPLFAIRQ